The following DNA comes from Candidatus Margulisiibacteriota bacterium.
GGAGTTCACAAAAAGTGCTCTTTCTCTTGAACCCTTTAAATGCTCCATTCTATATGACTGGACATATTTTCTGACTGCTTCCATCGCTTGTCTGCCTAGTATTACTATTCTTTCTTTGTCTCTTTTTCCAACAACTCTTATTTCCTCTCTACTCTCATCGATATCGCCAAAGTCTACTGAAACAAGCTCTGCTACTCGAATCCCAGTCGAATAAAGAAGCTCAATAATAGCAACATCTCTGGACTCGGAGACAGAACCTTTAACTGCCTCTAAGCATTTATCAATCTCCTCCGGTGATAAAAAATTAGGAAGTTTTTTTTCTAACTTTGGAGTTTCTAAATAATTTGTTAATTCATGAGTTACGACTCCAAATCTTATTAAATATTTCCACCAACTTTTTAAGGAAGAAATTTTTCTGGAAACTGTTCTTTTTGATAACTCTTTTTCTTGAATAAAATATATATATCGCTTCAAATCCTCTTCTTGGACATCGTTAATGTTGTTAACTTTTCTCTTCTTACAAAAATCTATAAAATGGGATAAATCTAAACGATACGCATCAATAGTATGTGGGGAATAACCCTTTTGCATATTCAAATAAATAAGAAAGCGGTCAAGTGACTGCTTCAAGATTACTCTAGTCCGTAGCGCTTCCGCTTCTCGGGCGTTAAATCATTTTTCGTACCATTTTCTACAATGAAAATGTTTCTTTCTTTATCTCTCATGTCTATGTGAAGAACACCTTTAGAGGGAACAACCCCAATGCCAGTAACTTCATCTAATTTTTCTACTTCTTGGAAAATATCTTTCAGCTCAACATTATTAATACTAATATCTACAGCCTTACCTAAATGATGATAGTCTTTGTTGCTACCAAACAACTCTTTAGCGTGGTATTCACAAACATAAGCACGATGAATCTTGATGTCTTGAG
Coding sequences within:
- a CDS encoding D-Ala-D-Ala carboxypeptidase family metallohydrolase, whose amino-acid sequence is MADNNKNNNKISDNFTRGDFACNCGFCNSEFKMSLSLIGILEHLKAKFAQDIKIHRAYVCEYHAKELFGSNKDYHHLGKAVDISINNVELKDIFQEVEKLDEVTGIGVVPSKGVLHIDMRDKERNIFIVENGTKNDLTPEKRKRYGLE
- a CDS encoding tyrosine recombinase, producing MKQSLDRFLIYLNMQKGYSPHTIDAYRLDLSHFIDFCKKRKVNNINDVQEEDLKRYIYFIQEKELSKRTVSRKISSLKSWWKYLIRFGVVTHELTNYLETPKLEKKLPNFLSPEEIDKCLEAVKGSVSESRDVAIIELLYSTGIRVAELVSVDFGDIDESREEIRVVGKRDKERIVILGRQAMEAVRKYVQSYRMEHLKGSRERALFVNSKGGRLTVRSVQRLFQQISSHLGKEITPHTLRHSFATSLLNNGADLRIVQELLGHSSLQTTQLYTHVTVKKLQELIDKVRF